A window of the Myripristis murdjan chromosome 15, fMyrMur1.1, whole genome shotgun sequence genome harbors these coding sequences:
- the prepl gene encoding prolyl endopeptidase-like codes for MAAVTSFCTLSRFVNKTQSQFRALAAPKRMAWLSLSAPRCYTSGNSSSPLENLFSGLERYKDLQRYFKRRLRATYSRFSDVPYNSVVCGYHHVYFVEADGIYRMDSRQNDPKPEKVLDLGQCSVREETKIKRENGEQNVEWTIQRVRLSPQEKHLAATLKTCDGEEHRCVVLRLGERTSPPLEPPQIILTLDKVFSFEWATEEVLLYTTLEGLRCNSVLRLDLTPTGARITPVLQETQPEVFVEVVLSSDRRLLTINCNSKSSSEVWLIDVNTPGLEPILVQPRQPQLLYHVEHWRCWLIILANTGPGQEYQVLRAPLSRPSMVSWEPLYAPDPGIAVKDMEVVGDHCVLVVREPTGELALTVVPLTHPQEAYAIQLPSWVCAIEMKRPDVADQHSDLEFLVSSPVRPPVPYCLHLKDGLILLGTEEDGTSRENQGNYTTTRLEAHSQDGTLVPVTVLHAESVECLKEAPLLVHVYGAYGRDLNMEFCPERRLLMELGWALAYCHIRGGGERGLSWHRQACEEGKQRGLEDLRACLQHLFSSGISSPLLTALTSCSAGAVPVGALCNTNPHLMRAVILQAPFLDVLGTMQDPRLPLTVEEREEWGDPLADQQHRLTIASYCPLHNITPQRYPSMLLTAYSGDARVPLAGVIQYTERLKKAIHTHFTIHPVSDYETAPNVVLNIQHGANHLGPEDFELMLEESALQLAFLYTELGLEPPRHPRKRRT; via the exons ATGGCTGCTGTGACTTCTTTTTGTACCCTTTCTCGTTTCGTTAACAAGACTCAGTCACAATTTCGGGCGCTCGCCGCTCCCAAACGGATGGCATGGCTTTCGCTGTCTGCCCCGCGGTGTTACACGTCG gGGAATTCAAGCTCGCCACTTGAAAATCTCTTCTCTGGACTTGAGAGGTACAAGGACCTGCAGAGGTATTTCAAAAGAAGACTAAGGGCAACATACAGCAGGTTCTCTGATGTACCTTATAATTCTGTG GTGTGTGGATATCACCACGTGTATTTTGTTGAAGCTGATGGCATCTACAGAATGGACAGTAGACAGA ATGACCCTAAGCCAGAGAAGGTACTAGATCTGGGACAATGCTCTGTAAGGGAggagacaaaaataaagagagaaaatggagagcaGAATGTGGAGTGGACCATCCAGAGGGTGCGTCTGTCCCCACAGGAGAAGCATCTTGCTGCCACACTGAAGACTTGTGACGGTGAAGAGCATAG GTGTGTCGTGTTGAGGCTTGGAGAGCGAACCTCACCTCCTCTGGAGCCGCCACAGATCATACTCACACTGGACAAGGTCTTCAGCTTTG agtgggCCACAGAGGAGGTCCTACTTTACACCACTCTGGAGGGTCTGCGCTGCAATAGTGTGTTGCGTCTGGACTTAACCCCCACTGGAGCCAGGATAACCCCTGTGTTGCAGGAAACACAGCCTGA GGTGTTCGTAGAGGTTGTCCTTTCCAGTGACCGGCGCTTACTAACTATCAACTGCAACAGCAAGAGCAGTTCGGAGGTGTGGCTCATTGATGTGAACACACCCGGTTTGGAACCCATCCTGGTTCAGCCACGCCAGCCACAACTCCTGTACCATGTCGAGCACTGGAGGTGTTGGCTGATTATACTGGCCAACACAGGGCCTGGACAGGAGTACCAG GTGCTGAGGGCCCCTCTCTCCAGGCCGTCCATGGTCTCCTGGGAGCCTTTATATGCCCCTGACCCAGGCATTGCAGTCAAAGACATGGAGGTGGTGGGCGACCACTGTGTTTTGGTTGTCAGAGAGCCAACTGGTGAGCTTGCCCTGACTGTGGTCCCACTAACACACCCTCAGGAAGCATACGCCATACAG CTTCCATCCTGGGTCTGTGCCATTGAAATGAAGAGACCAGACGTGGCAGACCAGCACAGTGATTTAGAGTTCCtggtctcctctcctgtccGCCCCCCAGTGCCTTACTGTCTCCACCTCAAGGATGGGCTCATTTTATTGGGCACAGAGGAAGATGGGACCTCCCGAGAGAACCAGGGCAATTACACCACCACACGCTTGGAGGCCCACAGTCAG GACGGTACCTTGGTGCCAGTGACTGTGCTCCATGCAGAATCAGTGGAGTGTTTGAAGGAGGCCCCACTCCTGGTCCATGTCTATGGAGCTTATGGGAGGGATCTGAACATGGAGTTCTGCCCAGAGAGAAGACTTCTGATGGAACTGGGCTGGGCTCTGGCCTACTGCCACATTAG GGGCGGAGGGGAGCGGGGTCTGTCCTGGCACAGGCAGGCTTGTGAGGAGGGGAAGCAGAGAGGATTGGAGGACCTCCGAGCCTGTCTCCAACACCTCTTCTCGTCAGGAATCTCCTCTCCCTTACTCACCGCCCTCACCTCCTGTAGTGCAGGGGCTGTGCCCGTGGGGGCGCTGTGCAACACAAACCCTCACCTGATGCGGGCTGTTATCCTGCAG GCTCCTTTTCTGGATGTGTTGGGAACCATGCAGGACCCCCGTCTCcctctgactgtggaggagagagaagaatggGGCGACCCCCTAGCAGACCAACAGCACAGACTCACCATTGCCTCCTACTGTCCCCTTCACAACATTACTCCTCAG CGTTACCCCTCCATGCTGCTGACGGCCTACAGTGGCGATGCCAGGGTGCCCCTGGCAGGGGTCATTCAATACACTGAGCGGCTGAAGAAAGCCATTCATACACACTTCACCATTCACCCTGTGTCAG ACTATGAAACAGCACCAAACGTGGTTCTGAATATCCAACATGGAGCAAATCACCTCGGACCAGAAGATTTTGAGCTGATGTTGGAGGAG AGTGCCCTCCAGCTCGCCTTCCTCTACACTGAGCTTGGCCTGGAGCCTCCGCGACATCCACGCAAGAGAAGGACATAG
- the slc3a1 gene encoding neutral and basic amino acid transport protein rBAT, giving the protein MELGECTRNPGYQEADREADRAADITTTNGPEESRDSTGVCLDSDAVEYTQIKPFAGMPKEVLLLYSSQARYRVPREILFWLTVACTLALVALSITVIALSPRCLSWWQVSPVYQVYLRSFKDSDGDGVGDLQGLQEQLHHFQYLNIKSVWITPFYRSPMRDFGYDVEDFKAIDPLFGTMHNFEELLAEMHSKGLKLIMDFIPNHTSDKHRWFNLSRTRDEHYKDYYVWADCNATAPKPNNWVSVFGNSSWTYDEVRGQCYLHQFLKEQPDLNFRNPHVRKEMIDILHFWLGKGVDGFRMDAVKHLLEATHLRDEPQVDPNKPPDSVTSEWDLHHDYTTSQLGLHDLLREWRAEMDKFSREPGRYRFMVTESYDYHEVDKTMMYYGTTLVKESDFPFNFYLLDLPQNTSGLWVQHLVHLWMSNMPRGQWPNWVVGNHDKPRITSSAGRRYIHVINMLLLTLQGTATTYYGEEIGMENINVTQSQIQDPAGKYNASASRDPQRSPMQWSGDMNAGFNNKTNITWLPVHPDYSRVNVEAQKKEEGSLLAQYRFLNTLRQSELPLQRGWFCFVHADINVFSYLRELDGLDRAFLIVLNFGKESAVTDLSTVSELPDQLMVLMSTDRENDGKVLHKSRILTAAGEGLVIQYSTYTRFNPSHPMQCYVSEKACYLAAIDILYKC; this is encoded by the exons ATGGAGCTTGGAGAGTGCACGAGGAACCCGGGCTACCAGGAGGCGGACAGGGAGGCGGACAGGGCGGCGGACATCACCACCACCAATGGCCCCGAGGAGAGCCGTGACTCCACCGGCGTGTGTCTGGACTCGGACGCCGTCGAGTACACCCAGATCAAACCTTTCGCCGGGATGCCCAAAGAGGTCCTGCTGCTGTACTCCAGCCAGGCCCGGTACCGAGTGCCCCGTGAGATCCTGTTCTGGCTCACGGTGGCCTGCACCCTGGCGCTGGTGGCGCTGAGCATCACGGTGATCGCGCTGTCGCCCCGCTGCCTGAGCTGGTGGCAGGTCTCCCCGGTCTACCAGGTGTACCTCCGCTCCTTCAAAGACTCGGACGGAGACGGGGTGGGAGACCTCCAGG GTTTGCAAGAGCAGCTGCATCATTTCCAGTATCTGAACATCAAGTCAGTTTGGATCACTCCCTTCTACCGCTCTCCCATGAGGGACTTTGGCTATGATGTGGAAGACTTCAAGGCCATCGACCCGCTCTTTGGCACCATGCACAATTTTGAAGAACTCCTGGCTGAAATGCACAGCAAAG GCTTGAAGCTCATCATGGATTTCATTCCCAATCACACCAGTGACAAGCACCGCTGGTTCAACCTGAGCCGCACCAGAGATGAGCATTACAAAGACTACTATGTCTGGGCTGACTGCAATGCAACTGCACCAAAGCCTAATAACTGG GTGAGTGTGTTTGGGAACTCGTCATGGACCTATGATGAAGTCAGAGGACAATGCTACTTGCACCAGTTCCTCAAGGAGCAACCAGACCTCAACTTCAGAAACCCACATGTTCGCAAAGAGATGATT GACATCCTTCATTTCTGGCTGGGAAAGGGAGTGGATGGGTTCCGCATGGACGCAGTGAAGCACCTCCTTGAGGCCACGCACTTGAGGGATGAACCACAAGTGGATCCAAACAAACCTCCA GACTCTGTAACTTCAGAGTGGGACCTCCACCATGACTACACCACCAGTCAGCTGGGGTTACATGACCTACTGAGGGAATGGAGGGCGGAGATGGACAAATTCAGCCGTGAGCCTGGCAGATACAG GTTCATGGTGACGGAATCATATGACTACCACGAGGTGGACAAGACCATGATGTACTATGGCACCACACTGGTTAAAGAGAGTGACTTCCCCTTTAACTTCTACCTGCTCGACCTGCCTCAGAACACCAGTGGCTTGTGGGTTCAACACCTGGTTCACCTCTGGATGTCCAACATGCCCAGAGGACAGTGGCCCAACTGGGTG GTGGGGAACCATGACAAACCTCGGATCACCTCCAGTGCTGGACGACGTTACATACATGTCAtcaacatgctgctgctgaccCTTCAGGGCACGGCCACCACCTACTATGGCGAGGAAATCGGCATGGAGAACATCAATGTTACACAGAGTCAGATACAGGACCCTGCTGGCAAATACAATGCA AGTGCCAGTCGGGACCCTCAGCGATCTCCAATGCAGTGGAGTGGTGATATGAACGCGGGcttcaacaacaaaaccaacatcACCTGGCTGCCTGTACACCCTGACTACAGCAGGGTCAATGTGGAG GCccagaagaaagaggaaggctCTCTTCTGGCCCAGTATCGTTTTCTGAACACCCTGCGTCAGTCAGAGCTCCCACTCCAGCGTGGCTGGTTCTGCTTCGTCCACGCCGACATTAATGTTTTCTCCTACCTAAGAGAGCTGGATGGGCTTGACCGGGCTTTCCTCATAGTCCTCAACTTTGGCAAAGAATCCGCGGTCACGGATCTCTCTACTGTTAGCGAGTTGCCGGACCAGCTGATGGTGCTGATGAGCACTGACCGGGAGAATGATGGGAAAGTGTTGCATAAGTCTCGCATCCTGACTGCAGCGGGAGAGGGTTTGGTGATCCAGTACTCCACCTACACCCGCTTTAATCCCAGCCACCCCATGCAGTGCTATGTCTCTGAGAAAGCCTGCTACCTGGCGGCTATAGACATACTTTATAAATGCTAA
- the ppm1ba gene encoding protein phosphatase 1B isoform X1: MGAFLDKPKTEKYNSHGEGNGLRYGLSSMQGWRVEMEDAHTAVVGLPAPGLAEWSFFAVYDGHAGSRVANYCSKHLLEHIISASLGSAGTQGLQSSQAGSDSSTSEPPAPVPPTVEAVKTGIRTGFLRIDEHMRSFSDLRNGMDRSGSTAVGILLSPDHLFFINCGDSRAVLYRNSHVCFSTLDHKPCNPREKERIQNAGGSVMIQRVNGSLAVSRALGDYDYKCVDGKGPTEQLVSPEPEVFEMVRAPEQDQFVVLACDGIWDVMSNEELCEFIKSRLEVSDDLERVCNEVVDTCLHKGSRDNMSVVLVCLPSAPKVSEEAVRKDAELNKYLESRVEEMLSRSGEEGIPDLVTVMRNLSTDSIPNLPPGGGLASKRSVIEAVYQRLNPHREEDGNGAELEDPW; encoded by the exons ATGGGGGCGTTCCTGGACAAGCCCAAGACAGAGAAGTACAACTCGCATGGCGAGGGTAATGGTCTGCGCTACGGTCTTAGCTCCATGCAAGGCTGGAGGGTGGAGATGGAGGATGCTCACACAGCTGTGGTGGGGCTTCCTGCTCCTGGTCTGGCTGAGTGGTCCTTTTTCGCTGTCTACGATGGTCATGCTGGTTCTAGGGTTGCCAACTACTGCTCTAAACACCTTCTGGAGCACATTATCAGTGCTAGCTTAGGGTCTGCAGGGACACAAGGCTTACAGAGCTCCCAGGCTGGCTCAGACAGCTCCACCAGTGAGCCTCCAGCCCCTGTTCCACCTACAGTGGAGGCGGTGAAAACTGGGATCCGGACGGGCTTCTTGAGGATTGATGAGCACATGCGGAGCTTCTCAGACCTGCGGAACGGCATGGACCGCAGCGGTTCAACAGCAGTGGGCATCCTCCTGTCACCCGACCACCTCTTCTTCATCAATTGTGGTGACTCGCGAGCTGTTCTGTACCGCAACTCGCACGTCTGCTTCTCCACACTGGACCACAAGCCTTGTAACCCTCGGGAGAAAGAGCGTATCCAGAACGCTGGTGGCTCAGTGATGATCCAGAGGGTGAATGGGTCACTGGCTGTGTCGAGGGCCTTAGGGGACTACGACTACAAGTGTGTGGATGGGAAGGGCCCCACAGAGCAGTTGGTCAGCCCTGAACCAGAGGTGTTTGAGATGGTCCGGGCTCCCGAGCAGGACCAATTTGTCGTCCTGGCATGCGACGGAATCTGGGATGTCATGTCCAATGAGGAGCTGTGTGAGTTTATCAAATCCAGGCTGGAGGTGTCCGACGATCTAGAGAGGGTTTGCAATGAAGTGGTGGACACCTGCCTTCATAAG GGGAGTCGGGATAACATGAGtgttgtgttagtgtgtttgcCCAGCGCTCCCAAAGTGTCAGAGGAAGCTGtgaggaaagacgctgagctcAACAAATACCTGGAGTCTCGAGTGGAAG AGATGCTGTCTCGGTCAGGGGAGGAGGGCATTCCAGACCTGGTGACTGTGATGAGGAACCTGTCCACTGACAGCATCCCCAATCTGCCACCAGGGGGAGGCCTTGCCAGCAA ACGCAGTGTTATTGAAGCAGTATACCAGCGCCTGAACCCCCACAGAGAAGAGGATGGG AATGGAGCCGAGTTGGAGGACCCCTGGTAG
- the ppm1ba gene encoding protein phosphatase 1B isoform X2, with protein MGAFLDKPKTEKYNSHGEGNGLRYGLSSMQGWRVEMEDAHTAVVGLPAPGLAEWSFFAVYDGHAGSRVANYCSKHLLEHIISASLGSAGTQGLQSSQAGSDSSTSEPPAPVPPTVEAVKTGIRTGFLRIDEHMRSFSDLRNGMDRSGSTAVGILLSPDHLFFINCGDSRAVLYRNSHVCFSTLDHKPCNPREKERIQNAGGSVMIQRVNGSLAVSRALGDYDYKCVDGKGPTEQLVSPEPEVFEMVRAPEQDQFVVLACDGIWDVMSNEELCEFIKSRLEVSDDLERVCNEVVDTCLHKGSRDNMSVVLVCLPSAPKVSEEAVRKDAELNKYLESRVEEMLSRSGEEGIPDLVTVMRNLSTDSIPNLPPGGGLASKRSVIEAVYQRLNPHREEDGPSCFI; from the exons ATGGGGGCGTTCCTGGACAAGCCCAAGACAGAGAAGTACAACTCGCATGGCGAGGGTAATGGTCTGCGCTACGGTCTTAGCTCCATGCAAGGCTGGAGGGTGGAGATGGAGGATGCTCACACAGCTGTGGTGGGGCTTCCTGCTCCTGGTCTGGCTGAGTGGTCCTTTTTCGCTGTCTACGATGGTCATGCTGGTTCTAGGGTTGCCAACTACTGCTCTAAACACCTTCTGGAGCACATTATCAGTGCTAGCTTAGGGTCTGCAGGGACACAAGGCTTACAGAGCTCCCAGGCTGGCTCAGACAGCTCCACCAGTGAGCCTCCAGCCCCTGTTCCACCTACAGTGGAGGCGGTGAAAACTGGGATCCGGACGGGCTTCTTGAGGATTGATGAGCACATGCGGAGCTTCTCAGACCTGCGGAACGGCATGGACCGCAGCGGTTCAACAGCAGTGGGCATCCTCCTGTCACCCGACCACCTCTTCTTCATCAATTGTGGTGACTCGCGAGCTGTTCTGTACCGCAACTCGCACGTCTGCTTCTCCACACTGGACCACAAGCCTTGTAACCCTCGGGAGAAAGAGCGTATCCAGAACGCTGGTGGCTCAGTGATGATCCAGAGGGTGAATGGGTCACTGGCTGTGTCGAGGGCCTTAGGGGACTACGACTACAAGTGTGTGGATGGGAAGGGCCCCACAGAGCAGTTGGTCAGCCCTGAACCAGAGGTGTTTGAGATGGTCCGGGCTCCCGAGCAGGACCAATTTGTCGTCCTGGCATGCGACGGAATCTGGGATGTCATGTCCAATGAGGAGCTGTGTGAGTTTATCAAATCCAGGCTGGAGGTGTCCGACGATCTAGAGAGGGTTTGCAATGAAGTGGTGGACACCTGCCTTCATAAG GGGAGTCGGGATAACATGAGtgttgtgttagtgtgtttgcCCAGCGCTCCCAAAGTGTCAGAGGAAGCTGtgaggaaagacgctgagctcAACAAATACCTGGAGTCTCGAGTGGAAG AGATGCTGTCTCGGTCAGGGGAGGAGGGCATTCCAGACCTGGTGACTGTGATGAGGAACCTGTCCACTGACAGCATCCCCAATCTGCCACCAGGGGGAGGCCTTGCCAGCAA ACGCAGTGTTATTGAAGCAGTATACCAGCGCCTGAACCCCCACAGAGAAGAGGATGGG CCCTCCTGTTTCATTTG A